One window from the genome of Spirosoma rhododendri encodes:
- the pruA gene encoding L-glutamate gamma-semialdehyde dehydrogenase, translated as MSFGNFNVPVPKNEPVKDYSPGSPEKKAVKEAIEAYRSVETDIPMIINGREIRTERKLRVSPPHDHQHTLGYFYEGDESHVNQAIEAALNAKKQWADLSWENRASIFLKAADLIAGPYRARINAATMLGQSKNAYQAEIDAACELIDFLRFNVHYADEIYRQQPSSSPGVWNKLEYRPLEGFVFALTPFNFTAIAGNLPTSAALMGNTVVWKPAYTQALSASVIMDVLAEAGLPDGVINLIFVDGPVAGEVIFNHPDFAGIHFTGSTKVFQTIWSTIGANIHKYRSYPRIVGETGGKDFVVIHESANVDEVVTGLVRGAFEYQGQKCSAASRAYIPSTMWPAVEEGIKQTLSKVKMGGVEDFTNFVNAVIDERSFQKITEYITTAKKADGVTVVAGGNFDSSTGYFIEPTVLKVDDPKYRTMCEEIFGPLLSVYVYEPNQFEAILDIVDSTSPYALTGSIFSKDRNVVERVTDRLRNTAGNFYINDKPTGAVVGQQPFGGARASGTNDKAGSSLNLLRWVSARTIKETYLTPKHFAYPFMGEE; from the coding sequence ATGTCATTCGGCAATTTCAATGTTCCAGTACCCAAAAACGAACCAGTAAAAGACTACTCTCCTGGTTCTCCTGAAAAGAAAGCTGTAAAAGAAGCGATAGAGGCATATCGTTCGGTTGAAACGGATATACCGATGATTATTAACGGTCGGGAAATTCGGACCGAGCGTAAGCTACGGGTAAGCCCACCACACGATCATCAGCATACGCTAGGCTATTTCTATGAAGGTGATGAGAGCCACGTAAACCAGGCTATTGAAGCAGCTCTGAATGCGAAAAAGCAGTGGGCTGATTTGAGCTGGGAAAACCGGGCAAGTATCTTCCTCAAAGCAGCTGATTTGATTGCCGGACCGTATCGTGCCCGGATTAACGCGGCTACCATGCTTGGGCAATCGAAAAATGCGTATCAGGCCGAGATCGACGCTGCCTGCGAACTAATCGACTTTCTGCGATTCAACGTGCACTACGCCGACGAGATTTATCGGCAACAACCTAGCTCGTCACCCGGCGTCTGGAACAAACTGGAATATCGGCCACTGGAGGGCTTTGTATTTGCCCTGACACCATTCAACTTTACGGCTATTGCAGGCAACCTGCCTACTTCAGCCGCACTGATGGGCAACACTGTCGTTTGGAAGCCTGCCTACACACAGGCACTGTCGGCTAGTGTAATCATGGATGTACTGGCAGAAGCTGGCTTGCCCGATGGTGTGATCAACCTGATTTTCGTTGATGGACCAGTTGCAGGCGAAGTCATATTCAATCACCCGGATTTTGCTGGTATTCACTTCACCGGTAGCACCAAAGTTTTCCAGACCATCTGGTCAACTATTGGTGCAAATATTCATAAGTACCGTTCATACCCACGAATCGTAGGCGAAACAGGCGGAAAAGACTTTGTAGTAATCCACGAATCCGCAAACGTAGATGAGGTAGTAACGGGGTTGGTTCGGGGTGCTTTCGAATACCAGGGACAAAAATGCTCCGCAGCGTCACGCGCCTATATCCCATCGACCATGTGGCCAGCCGTGGAAGAGGGGATAAAGCAAACGCTTAGCAAAGTAAAGATGGGTGGAGTAGAAGACTTCACCAACTTCGTAAATGCTGTCATCGACGAACGCTCGTTCCAGAAAATTACAGAATACATTACGACTGCTAAAAAAGCAGATGGAGTCACTGTAGTTGCTGGCGGTAACTTCGACAGCTCAACAGGCTACTTCATAGAGCCAACCGTATTGAAAGTAGACGACCCCAAGTACCGGACCATGTGCGAGGAGATATTCGGACCACTACTTTCGGTGTACGTATACGAGCCGAATCAGTTCGAAGCCATTCTCGATATTGTCGACTCGACCTCCCCATATGCACTTACGGGCTCTATCTTTTCAAAGGACCGGAATGTGGTCGAACGAGTGACAGATCGACTGCGTAACACAGCCGGAAACTTCTATATAAATGACAAACCGACGGGAGCAGTGGTTGGTCAACAACCCTTTGGTGGGGCTCGGGCGTCGGGTACAAACGACAAAGCGGGTTCGTCTCTAAATTTATTGAGATGGGTGTCAGCACGTACCATCAAGGAAACGTACCTGACTCCCAAGCACTTCGCTTATCCGTTCATGGGGGAGGAATAA
- the thrC gene encoding threonine synthase, which produces MRFYSTNSPTNTVSAEEALFHSLPADKGLYMPTPLPKPGSAFFESIAGQSLADIGFVISKVFFGDEISENDLYEINQRAFPFDTPVVKLSDELGVLELFHGPSLAFKDVGARYMAAMMSHFSKHQDKEVHILVATSGDTGGAVAMGFHNVPGVRVSILYPSGRVSDLQEKQLTTLGGNVQAFEVDGLFDDCQAIVKQAFLDKELNNQLALSSANSINIFRLIPQGFYYVRAYGQVRDAGKPVVFSTPSGNFGNLSAGVLVQQMGLPVHHFVASTNLNQVVPSYIKTGVYSPMASVPTISNAMDVGAPSNFVRLSHLFDDQHESFRNNISGYYFDDEQTRQGMKRLYEQYDYVACPHTAIGIMGLQQYKQETDQSFVGVALATAHPAKFKPLVEEVIGKPVDVPERLAVMADKHKQSIQIGKEYESFREALLQTV; this is translated from the coding sequence ATGCGGTTCTACAGTACTAACAGTCCTACCAACACGGTTTCGGCGGAAGAAGCCCTATTCCATAGCTTACCGGCAGACAAAGGTTTATATATGCCCACCCCCCTGCCGAAGCCGGGGTCTGCTTTTTTCGAATCAATAGCCGGTCAGTCATTGGCTGACATTGGTTTCGTAATCAGCAAGGTGTTTTTCGGTGATGAGATCAGTGAGAACGACCTGTACGAGATTAATCAGCGCGCGTTTCCGTTTGACACGCCCGTAGTTAAGTTGAGCGATGAGCTGGGCGTACTTGAACTCTTTCACGGGCCTTCATTGGCATTCAAAGATGTGGGGGCTCGGTATATGGCGGCTATGATGTCGCATTTCTCGAAGCATCAAGACAAAGAAGTACACATACTCGTTGCTACGTCGGGGGACACCGGGGGTGCGGTAGCCATGGGCTTTCACAACGTACCCGGCGTGCGCGTATCGATTCTGTACCCCTCGGGCCGGGTTAGTGATTTGCAGGAGAAGCAGCTCACCACACTGGGTGGAAATGTGCAGGCTTTTGAAGTTGATGGTTTGTTTGACGATTGCCAGGCCATTGTCAAACAGGCTTTCCTGGACAAAGAGCTTAACAACCAATTGGCTTTGTCGTCGGCAAACTCAATCAACATTTTCCGGCTAATTCCACAGGGTTTTTACTACGTGCGTGCTTACGGGCAGGTAAGAGATGCAGGTAAACCCGTCGTGTTTTCGACACCAAGCGGCAACTTTGGTAATCTGAGCGCAGGTGTACTGGTGCAGCAGATGGGGTTGCCGGTGCATCATTTTGTGGCTTCCACCAACCTGAACCAGGTTGTCCCCTCCTATATTAAGACGGGTGTTTATTCGCCGATGGCGTCGGTACCAACAATTTCGAACGCGATGGACGTGGGCGCACCCAGCAATTTTGTCCGACTATCGCACCTGTTCGATGACCAGCACGAGTCATTTCGGAATAACATATCTGGTTATTACTTCGACGATGAGCAAACACGGCAAGGCATGAAACGGCTGTATGAGCAGTACGACTACGTCGCCTGCCCCCATACGGCTATTGGAATTATGGGGTTGCAACAGTACAAACAGGAAACGGATCAATCGTTCGTGGGTGTTGCACTAGCTACCGCTCATCCGGCTAAATTCAAGCCGCTCGTTGAGGAAGTGATTGGTAAACCCGTTGACGTTCCAGAACGACTAGCTGTTATGGCCGACAAGCATAAACAGAGTATTCAGATCGGCAAGGAATACGAGTCATTTAGAGAAGCACTGTTACAAACGGTATAG
- a CDS encoding tetratricopeptide repeat protein, protein MWLRTLLTLWLCAAWLGGYCQTAGQPVGGTTLADEYFKSGEFSKAADEYAKLIKTDATWPRLNLYVQSLQRSSRSAQAEKFLRQQVRGGEAMKPFSELLLGQLAQQKGDTLQAAKDYTAAIKSARTSTVALERLARAFQDINESKWAIVSLETGREVSQSPTAFSEELMALYKATGQTAKAIDESINTAKQSDRKEAVFASLQSYINTKDEPLIEKVLYERIQKEPNELAYNDILIWFYTQKQKFSRALLLEKATDKRLKLAGSRVYELGMLALNNKEYKTASDAFEYVCVTYPQGQLYPACRRLVINAREEQVKNTYPVDVNEIRKLITDYQKMVQELGLNAKTLEALRSTANLYGNYLDSKDTAITVLDMAIDLGKTDRSFVDKCKLDKGDIYLLKGEPWESTLLYSQVEKSEKEELLGYEAKLKNAKLHYYKGDFTVSKDILDVLKLATSREIANDAEQLSLLIVDNTGMDSTEAAMREYAAVDLLLFQNKTDEAVDNLNRMWKKYGDHSLADEVLWLRANTYFKQGKMTQALDDLKLITSKYPTDILGDDALYMTGKIYEEQIKDKSAAMDAYQKVLAQYPGSIYGADARKRFRILRGDTVN, encoded by the coding sequence ATGTGGTTAAGAACGCTGTTGACTCTTTGGTTGTGTGCTGCGTGGCTGGGTGGTTACTGCCAAACGGCGGGGCAGCCCGTTGGGGGAACGACGCTGGCGGACGAATACTTCAAAAGTGGAGAATTCAGTAAAGCCGCCGACGAATACGCCAAGCTGATAAAAACGGACGCGACCTGGCCACGGCTCAACCTATACGTGCAGAGCTTGCAGCGAAGCAGCCGGTCGGCGCAGGCAGAAAAGTTTTTGCGGCAACAGGTTCGGGGTGGTGAAGCGATGAAACCCTTCAGCGAATTGTTGCTGGGTCAGTTGGCGCAACAGAAAGGCGATACCCTACAGGCAGCCAAAGACTACACAGCAGCAATCAAGTCTGCCCGAACGTCGACTGTAGCGCTCGAACGGCTGGCGAGGGCATTCCAGGATATCAACGAATCGAAATGGGCGATTGTAAGCCTCGAAACAGGTAGGGAGGTAAGTCAGTCGCCCACGGCATTCAGCGAGGAACTGATGGCGTTGTATAAGGCCACAGGGCAAACAGCGAAGGCTATCGACGAAAGTATAAACACCGCGAAGCAATCTGACCGAAAGGAAGCCGTGTTTGCGAGTCTACAGAGCTACATCAACACGAAAGATGAACCGCTCATTGAGAAGGTTCTTTACGAGCGAATACAGAAGGAACCGAATGAACTAGCCTACAACGATATCCTGATTTGGTTTTACACGCAGAAGCAGAAATTCAGTCGGGCGCTCCTGCTGGAGAAAGCGACTGACAAACGTTTGAAGCTTGCTGGTAGTCGGGTATACGAGTTGGGTATGCTAGCCCTGAACAACAAAGAATACAAAACGGCTTCTGACGCATTCGAATACGTGTGCGTAACTTATCCACAAGGGCAGTTATATCCAGCTTGTCGCAGACTGGTCATCAACGCGCGGGAAGAGCAGGTTAAAAACACCTACCCAGTTGATGTAAATGAAATCCGCAAGCTGATAACTGACTATCAGAAGATGGTGCAGGAGCTGGGTCTGAACGCTAAAACGTTGGAAGCGTTGCGTAGTACAGCCAACCTGTACGGTAATTACCTCGACAGTAAAGACACGGCGATTACTGTACTCGACATGGCTATCGATTTGGGGAAAACTGACCGGAGCTTTGTGGATAAGTGCAAACTAGATAAGGGAGACATCTATTTGCTCAAAGGCGAACCCTGGGAATCCACATTGCTGTATTCTCAGGTGGAAAAGTCTGAGAAAGAAGAGTTACTTGGCTACGAAGCCAAGTTGAAAAACGCCAAGCTTCACTATTACAAGGGAGATTTTACCGTCTCGAAAGATATACTCGATGTGTTGAAACTTGCTACATCCCGCGAGATCGCTAATGACGCCGAGCAACTGAGTCTGCTGATTGTGGATAACACGGGTATGGACAGCACCGAAGCCGCTATGCGTGAATATGCAGCTGTCGACCTGCTGCTTTTCCAGAATAAAACAGACGAAGCTGTGGATAACTTGAACCGGATGTGGAAAAAATACGGTGATCACAGTCTGGCCGATGAGGTGCTTTGGCTACGGGCTAACACCTATTTTAAGCAGGGCAAAATGACACAGGCACTGGATGATCTGAAGCTGATAACGAGCAAGTACCCAACAGATATATTGGGTGATGATGCGCTGTACATGACTGGGAAGATCTACGAGGAGCAGATAAAAGATAAGTCCGCAGCGATGGACGCTTACCAGAAAGTACTCGCCCAATACCCGGGTAGTATCTACGGGGCCGATGCCCGCAAACGCTTCCGGATACTGCGGGGCGACACTGTGAATTGA
- a CDS encoding class I SAM-dependent methyltransferase, protein MSSFETVQYCPVCSGTIFSSYVSCKDYLVSNQTFEIQSCDACGFRLTNPRPDAASIGQYYKSEEYISHNDSGGGLIGTVYKGVRSYTLRAKLALINSLVEKKGRLLDVGCGTGSFLETCQKDNWQIAGMEPDADARSVAKSKLNVALASSLAEVPQNQYNVITLWHVLEHIAELEKTVARFHQLLDDSGSLLIAVPNSDSYDAQTFGPYWAAFDVPRHLHHFTPETIKRLFEKHSFKLADKKPMVFDSFYISMLSSRYQTGQTDYLQSIRTGLQSNLRARKTGNWSSLIYIFKKA, encoded by the coding sequence ATGTCTTCGTTTGAAACTGTTCAGTACTGCCCTGTGTGCTCGGGCACTATATTTTCCTCCTACGTATCATGTAAAGATTATCTGGTCAGTAACCAGACATTCGAGATACAATCGTGCGATGCGTGTGGATTCCGTCTGACAAACCCACGCCCTGACGCAGCTTCGATAGGGCAATACTATAAATCTGAAGAATACATATCTCACAACGATAGTGGGGGAGGGCTGATCGGAACAGTTTACAAAGGCGTTCGTTCCTATACATTACGTGCAAAACTGGCCCTGATAAATTCATTGGTAGAAAAGAAAGGTCGCCTTCTTGACGTGGGTTGCGGAACGGGATCCTTTCTGGAAACGTGCCAAAAAGACAACTGGCAGATTGCCGGTATGGAGCCGGACGCCGATGCCCGGTCAGTCGCTAAGTCAAAACTGAATGTCGCACTAGCCAGCTCTCTGGCAGAGGTACCGCAAAACCAGTACAACGTAATCACGCTTTGGCATGTGCTCGAACATATCGCTGAGCTGGAAAAAACAGTGGCTCGGTTCCATCAGCTGTTGGACGACTCGGGTTCACTACTGATTGCAGTCCCAAACTCTGACTCGTACGACGCACAAACGTTTGGCCCGTATTGGGCAGCCTTCGATGTTCCTCGTCACCTGCATCACTTCACACCAGAAACGATAAAGCGGTTATTCGAGAAACACAGTTTCAAACTTGCTGACAAGAAGCCAATGGTCTTCGACTCTTTTTACATCAGCATGCTGAGCAGTCGCTATCAAACTGGTCAGACTGATTATCTGCAAAGCATCAGGACTGGACTACAGTCAAACTTGCGCGCCAGGAAAACAGGTAACTGGTCTAGTCTTATCTACATCTTCAAGAAAGCTTAA
- the mnmG gene encoding tRNA uridine-5-carboxymethylaminomethyl(34) synthesis enzyme MnmG: MTSSYDVIVVGGGHAGCEAAYAAATMGSQVLLITMNMQTIAQMSCNPAMGGVAKGQIVREIDALGGMSGIISDKTMIQFRMLNRSKGPAMWSPRCQSDRHAFAWEWRKTLENNNNVSFWQDSVNELLVKDNAVYGVKTMMGIVFHAKSVVLTNGTFLNGRMFIGEKTFGGGRTGEAAASGLTEQLVELGFESGRMKTGTPPRIDGRSLNYEAMEEQLGDTKPGKFSYSDTPALIEQKSCWITYTNQAVHDELKTGFEKSPMFTGRIKGLGPRYCPSVEDKINRFADKDRHQIFVEPEGKDTVEIYVNGFSTSLPEDVQLRALQKITGFERAKMFRPGYAVEYDYFPPTQLKHTLETHLIANLFFAGQINGTTGYEEAACQGLIAGINAHHTVCEKDPFTIKRSEGYIGVLIDDLITKGTEEPYRMFTSRAEYRTLLRQDNADIRLTEKGYKIGLASQQRYDALVEKQQKIAELTDAIQSKRVKPEGINDWLTTQNSSPLRETATLRTLVKRPEITAENVSELLAITLPDTTKFNEEVVEQTVIEIKYEDYLLREKQNADKLDRWENLSIGTEFDYDKLKALSFEGRDKLKRTRPSTIGQASRISGVSPSDISILLVYMGR; this comes from the coding sequence ATGACGTCAAGTTATGATGTGATTGTGGTGGGGGGAGGACATGCCGGTTGTGAGGCTGCATACGCGGCTGCCACGATGGGATCGCAGGTCTTGCTCATTACAATGAATATGCAGACTATTGCGCAAATGTCCTGCAACCCGGCAATGGGCGGAGTAGCGAAGGGGCAGATCGTACGTGAGATAGATGCACTGGGTGGCATGTCAGGGATCATTTCGGATAAAACGATGATTCAATTTCGGATGCTGAATCGATCGAAAGGTCCTGCCATGTGGAGCCCCCGGTGTCAAAGCGACCGTCATGCTTTCGCGTGGGAATGGCGCAAGACACTAGAAAACAATAATAATGTAAGTTTCTGGCAAGACTCCGTCAACGAACTACTTGTAAAAGACAACGCTGTTTACGGCGTAAAAACGATGATGGGTATCGTTTTTCACGCTAAAAGTGTCGTGCTCACAAACGGGACATTCCTGAACGGACGCATGTTTATCGGCGAAAAAACGTTTGGTGGTGGTCGTACGGGGGAGGCCGCAGCGAGTGGGCTGACCGAGCAGCTTGTAGAGTTGGGCTTCGAGAGCGGGCGAATGAAAACGGGAACACCGCCCCGGATTGACGGCCGTAGCCTGAATTATGAAGCAATGGAAGAGCAGCTTGGCGATACGAAGCCCGGCAAATTTTCCTATTCAGATACCCCCGCTCTGATTGAACAGAAAAGCTGTTGGATCACCTACACCAACCAGGCTGTGCATGACGAGCTTAAAACAGGGTTTGAAAAATCGCCAATGTTCACAGGTCGCATCAAGGGCCTTGGGCCTCGTTACTGTCCATCAGTAGAAGATAAAATCAACCGATTCGCAGATAAGGACAGGCACCAGATTTTTGTCGAGCCGGAGGGCAAAGACACGGTTGAGATATACGTAAACGGCTTTTCAACTTCGTTACCAGAGGACGTACAATTGAGAGCGTTGCAAAAAATTACGGGTTTCGAGCGCGCCAAAATGTTCCGGCCGGGGTACGCGGTGGAGTACGATTATTTTCCACCGACCCAGTTAAAACATACGCTGGAGACGCATCTGATAGCTAATCTATTCTTCGCAGGCCAGATAAACGGCACGACTGGATATGAAGAAGCTGCCTGCCAGGGCTTGATTGCAGGTATCAATGCGCACCACACTGTCTGTGAAAAAGACCCGTTTACGATCAAGCGATCAGAGGGGTATATCGGTGTGCTGATTGATGATCTAATCACGAAAGGGACGGAAGAGCCTTATCGGATGTTTACGTCGAGGGCGGAATACCGCACCTTGTTAAGGCAGGATAACGCTGATATTCGACTGACGGAAAAAGGGTACAAGATTGGTCTTGCTTCTCAACAGCGATACGACGCGTTAGTCGAAAAGCAGCAAAAGATAGCTGAACTGACAGACGCCATTCAAAGCAAGCGGGTGAAACCAGAAGGCATAAATGATTGGCTAACTACCCAGAATAGTTCACCGCTGCGGGAGACAGCTACCCTGCGAACACTTGTGAAACGGCCTGAAATCACGGCGGAAAACGTGTCTGAACTATTGGCCATTACTTTGCCTGACACGACAAAGTTCAATGAAGAGGTTGTTGAACAAACAGTAATCGAGATCAAATACGAGGATTATCTGTTGCGGGAAAAGCAGAACGCCGACAAGTTAGACCGCTGGGAAAATCTGTCAATCGGTACAGAGTTTGACTATGATAAACTGAAAGCGTTGTCGTTTGAAGGTCGGGATAAACTGAAGCGAACGCGGCCATCCACCATTGGTCAGGCCTCCCGAATCAGTGGAGTTAGCCCGTCTGATATTTCAATTTTGCTGGTTTACATGGGTCGGTAG
- a CDS encoding DUF4175 family protein, with protein sequence MQSSAAYSTLLERIDEYKRRYFQNQLVKGSLFFVALLGSAYLLINTVEFVGRFSSGGRAVLFFGFLIAAVVCLYLFIIRPLLGLYGLSKPLSTDEAARQIGTYFPDVSDKLLNTLQLQRISSEQSDLLRASLDQRSQQLLINRFANAIELNRNRQFLKYAIPPLALILLLLLIKPDVLTQSSTRLVNYNQEFVEEAPFQFVVRNKSMKGFRNEDFPLTVGVTGNAVPESVYLVTDGTRLKLTPTKSGYGYTFDNLQRNLNFRLEAAGFTSKEYTISLIDRPSILAFDVRLNFPAYLNKPTEQLTNVGNLLIPEGTVVSWSFAADHTDSLSLRFASDRSAINAQRTDDEKFSATKRLLHSTQYGVSLLNTNVQKPSSTQYNIQVIPDRYPQITVDRIQDSTTYNYIALSGLINDDYGFSKLRLSYTVDRGGKKSPVYSKDIALNRTTTSQNFAYNWSLDSLRLGQEDKLEYTVTVWDNDGVHGPKSAKSVPFVFVVPSNREVQKQVDQSAEKTQENIDNALSKTQAIKKELSQLEDRMRTKKSSDFQDKKQLQDILQKREELMREVQKLQEQFQKTNDLQQRFADKENAMQEKLKQLQKLFNELLDPESKQLYEQLKQLLEKRQDEKASDMLDKLSRKERNMERDLDRALKLFKQMQLEQKVNNAADQLDKQADKLDKQADENDKNVGSQEQQEQQQQLSKEEFDALKKQIEELEKQADKDDLDKPESTEEQQKDVDQQMEQATKQLKQKKRKQASSAQSKASKSMRSMSKSMRESMESNEMQENQENMDDLRSVLDNLITLSFGQEKVMKEFRGMSLQDPRVTKLSQEQLKLQDDAKIIEDSLNALASRVAQIQPFVTRELSNMKLYMDESAQHLKDRRLSMASSKQQFAMTSINNLALMLSDVLKNMQQQMNAMASPGKGKGSKKGKSPGMSELQQQLNSQMQQLQKSGKTGQGLSEELSRLAAQQAMVRDMLKKLEENAKGTEAGKQQGDQVKDLMEKMDQTETDLVNKRITQNTINRQNQILTRLLESEKALKQQEEDPKRQAEAARSQKSSTPAFFDTIKNGQFTKQTEVLRSVTPNYNIFYKKEANQYLQKLSK encoded by the coding sequence ATGCAATCATCCGCGGCCTACTCAACGCTCCTAGAGCGCATCGACGAATACAAACGGCGTTATTTTCAGAACCAGCTTGTTAAGGGAAGCCTGTTTTTCGTAGCCTTGCTCGGCAGCGCTTACCTGCTCATTAACACGGTCGAATTTGTTGGCCGCTTCAGTTCGGGCGGGCGGGCAGTCCTTTTCTTCGGCTTTCTAATTGCCGCCGTCGTTTGTCTATATCTGTTTATCATCCGCCCACTGCTTGGTCTTTATGGGCTGAGTAAACCGCTTTCTACAGATGAAGCGGCCCGGCAGATTGGTACGTATTTCCCTGACGTATCCGACAAGCTTCTCAACACGCTACAGTTGCAACGGATCAGTTCGGAGCAGAGCGACTTGCTGCGGGCCAGTCTTGATCAGCGTTCCCAGCAACTGCTTATTAACCGGTTTGCCAACGCAATTGAACTCAATCGCAACCGGCAGTTTCTGAAATACGCCATTCCTCCACTTGCGCTGATTTTGTTGCTGCTACTCATCAAGCCCGATGTGCTGACCCAATCGTCGACCCGTCTCGTCAACTACAATCAGGAGTTTGTTGAGGAAGCTCCTTTTCAGTTTGTTGTCCGCAACAAGTCGATGAAAGGGTTCCGCAACGAGGACTTTCCGTTAACAGTCGGGGTTACCGGGAATGCAGTTCCCGAGTCGGTTTACCTCGTCACCGATGGCACCCGTCTGAAACTTACACCGACAAAATCAGGCTACGGCTATACCTTCGACAACCTGCAACGAAACCTCAATTTTCGTCTGGAAGCGGCTGGCTTTACCTCTAAGGAGTACACGATTTCGTTGATCGACCGGCCCTCAATTCTGGCCTTCGATGTCCGCCTAAACTTCCCGGCTTACCTCAACAAACCTACTGAGCAGCTAACCAATGTAGGTAACCTGTTGATACCAGAAGGTACAGTTGTGAGTTGGTCCTTCGCTGCCGACCACACCGATTCGTTATCCCTGCGCTTTGCTTCCGATCGCTCCGCTATCAACGCTCAACGCACCGATGATGAGAAATTTTCGGCAACAAAGCGGCTGCTGCATAGCACTCAGTATGGCGTTTCGCTGCTCAACACTAACGTTCAGAAGCCTTCCTCTACGCAATACAACATACAAGTCATTCCAGACCGCTACCCTCAAATTACCGTAGACCGTATTCAGGACTCCACGACTTACAACTACATTGCTCTGTCTGGATTGATAAATGACGACTACGGTTTTTCAAAGCTTCGTTTGTCCTATACGGTAGATAGGGGAGGCAAGAAATCGCCTGTCTATTCTAAGGATATAGCACTCAACAGAACGACCACGTCCCAAAATTTTGCATATAACTGGTCGCTTGATAGCCTAAGATTGGGGCAGGAAGATAAGCTGGAGTACACGGTTACCGTGTGGGATAACGATGGTGTACACGGGCCCAAATCGGCTAAGTCAGTTCCTTTTGTTTTTGTCGTTCCATCAAACAGAGAGGTGCAGAAGCAGGTCGATCAATCGGCGGAGAAGACGCAGGAAAACATCGACAATGCACTCAGCAAAACCCAGGCTATCAAGAAAGAACTGAGTCAGCTTGAAGACCGGATGCGTACCAAAAAATCTTCCGATTTTCAGGACAAAAAGCAGTTACAGGACATTCTCCAGAAGCGGGAAGAGCTGATGCGGGAGGTGCAGAAGTTGCAGGAACAGTTTCAAAAAACCAACGATCTGCAACAGCGTTTTGCCGACAAGGAGAACGCCATGCAGGAGAAGCTAAAGCAATTGCAGAAGCTGTTTAACGAACTACTCGATCCCGAATCGAAGCAGTTGTACGAGCAGCTAAAACAGCTTCTTGAAAAACGTCAGGATGAAAAAGCATCGGATATGCTCGATAAGCTGAGCCGGAAGGAACGCAACATGGAGCGCGATCTTGACCGTGCGTTAAAGCTTTTCAAGCAGATGCAGCTGGAACAGAAGGTCAATAATGCTGCTGATCAGTTGGATAAACAAGCTGACAAACTTGATAAGCAGGCTGACGAAAATGACAAGAACGTTGGGTCTCAGGAACAACAGGAACAGCAGCAGCAACTATCGAAAGAAGAGTTTGACGCGCTAAAAAAGCAGATAGAAGAGCTTGAAAAGCAAGCGGACAAAGATGATTTAGACAAGCCTGAGTCTACTGAGGAACAACAGAAAGACGTCGATCAGCAGATGGAACAGGCGACGAAGCAGCTCAAGCAAAAGAAGAGAAAGCAGGCTTCGAGCGCGCAAAGCAAAGCCTCTAAATCGATGCGGTCGATGAGTAAGTCGATGCGCGAGTCAATGGAGTCAAACGAGATGCAGGAGAATCAGGAAAATATGGATGATTTGCGCAGTGTCCTCGACAACCTGATCACGCTCTCTTTTGGTCAGGAGAAAGTTATGAAGGAGTTTCGAGGCATGAGCCTCCAGGACCCGCGCGTAACCAAACTCTCTCAAGAGCAGCTCAAGTTACAGGATGATGCCAAAATTATCGAAGACAGTCTGAATGCGTTAGCGAGTCGGGTAGCACAGATTCAACCTTTCGTCACACGCGAGCTCTCCAACATGAAGCTTTACATGGACGAGAGTGCTCAGCATCTTAAAGATAGACGTTTGAGCATGGCATCATCCAAACAGCAGTTTGCCATGACATCCATCAACAATCTGGCGCTTATGCTAAGCGATGTGTTGAAAAACATGCAACAGCAGATGAATGCCATGGCTAGTCCCGGTAAGGGAAAAGGAAGTAAAAAAGGTAAGAGTCCTGGTATGAGCGAATTGCAACAGCAGCTTAATTCTCAGATGCAGCAGCTTCAGAAAAGTGGAAAGACTGGCCAGGGACTATCTGAGGAGCTTTCGCGTTTAGCTGCACAGCAAGCAATGGTGCGTGACATGCTCAAAAAGTTGGAGGAAAATGCGAAGGGAACTGAAGCTGGAAAACAGCAGGGCGATCAGGTAAAAGATCTGATGGAAAAAATGGACCAGACCGAAACGGATCTCGTCAATAAGCGCATTACCCAAAACACGATTAATCGGCAGAACCAAATTCTGACACGATTACTCGAATCTGAGAAAGCGTTAAAGCAGCAGGAGGAGGACCCCAAGCGTCAGGCTGAAGCGGCCCGCTCGCAGAAGAGCAGCACACCTGCCTTTTTTGATACTATTAAAAATGGCCAGTTTACCAAGCAGACCGAAGTTTTACGGTCTGTAACGCCTAACTACAATATCTTCTACAAGAAAGAAGCGAACCAATACTTGCAGAAACTCAGCAAGTAG